A section of the Tachysurus fulvidraco isolate hzauxx_2018 chromosome 7, HZAU_PFXX_2.0, whole genome shotgun sequence genome encodes:
- the tmem220 gene encoding transmembrane protein 220 has protein sequence MANEKFVQFNLTLWRICNFIMSGFFSLAAYVQINDPDAGLWMVGYAVPAVLCFFISLRPQITETLVWRRVSDLHVMMATAFGALLGWSLYKHGVTHIFHQEEGREFSGLMLTVMWLLMCRHSGRAGVGALRLYTAVTITTFPIITWIYYYIHKELRADWPSHCTTTL, from the exons ATGGCGAATGAGAAGTTTGTGCAGTTTAATCTGACTTTATGGAGAATTTGTAACTTTATAATGTCGGGGTTTTTCTCTTTAGCCGCTTATGTGCAG ATAAACGACCCAGACGCCGGGTTGTGGATG GTCGGCTACGCTGTCCCTGCCGTTCTCTGCTTTTTTATTAGCCTTCGCCCACAAATAACAG AGACTCTGGTGTGGAGGAGAGTCTCTGATCTGCACGTGATGATGGCCACGGCGTTTGGTGCTCTGCTTGGCTGGAGTCTCTATAAACACGGGGTTACCCACATCTTCCACCAGGAGGAGGGCAG AGAGTTTAGTGGCCTGATGCTGACGGTCATGTGGCTGTTGATGTGTCGACACTCGGGACG CGCTGGTGTTGGAGCTCTGAGACTGTACACAGCTGTGACCATCACCACCTTCCCCATCATCACCTGGATCTATTACTACATCCATAAAGAGCTGAGAGCCGACTGGCCCTCCCACTGCACcaccacactgtaa